From Candidatus Hydrogenedentota bacterium, the proteins below share one genomic window:
- the pheS gene encoding phenylalanine--tRNA ligase subunit alpha, whose protein sequence is MNVDCEAVRQTAINEIATLEDLRALEETRVRYLGRKGRFAELMRILSEAAPEDRPALGKAINESKQAVTDALEARKQELDAREIAARAAGEAVDLSLPGRRPRRGHMHVINQVVDDIVEIFTELGFQVAAGPDVETEYYNFDSLNTPPDHPARDSHDTFFIKPGVVLRTHTSPVQMRVMERTKPPVAIVVPGRTYRVDNDASHSPMFNQIEGLLVDRHVTFADLKGSLALFVRRFFGPETKTRFRPHFFPFTEPSAEMDISCSVCRGTGCRVCKHSGWLEILGCGMVHPNVFRYANYDYETYTGFAFGMGVDRIAMLRHAISSISYLYENDVRFLEQF, encoded by the coding sequence ATGAACGTGGATTGTGAGGCGGTACGTCAAACGGCCATCAACGAAATCGCCACGCTGGAGGACTTGCGCGCCCTTGAGGAGACACGCGTACGGTACCTTGGGCGCAAGGGCCGTTTCGCGGAGTTGATGCGGATTCTGAGCGAAGCCGCTCCAGAGGACCGGCCCGCGCTCGGCAAGGCCATCAATGAGTCCAAGCAGGCCGTCACGGACGCTTTGGAGGCGCGCAAACAGGAACTCGATGCACGGGAGATTGCCGCGCGCGCCGCAGGCGAGGCCGTGGATCTGTCCCTGCCGGGACGGCGTCCGCGCCGCGGCCATATGCATGTAATCAATCAGGTGGTCGACGATATCGTTGAAATATTTACGGAATTGGGTTTCCAGGTCGCCGCCGGCCCGGATGTTGAGACGGAATACTACAATTTCGACAGCCTGAACACGCCGCCCGACCATCCCGCTCGAGACAGCCACGACACATTCTTCATCAAGCCGGGGGTGGTCCTGCGCACGCACACATCGCCCGTGCAGATGCGGGTCATGGAACGCACGAAACCGCCCGTCGCCATCGTGGTGCCGGGGCGCACCTATCGCGTCGACAATGACGCAAGTCATAGCCCCATGTTCAACCAGATCGAGGGGCTGCTCGTCGACCGGCATGTCACCTTTGCTGACCTCAAGGGTTCTCTCGCCTTGTTCGTCCGCCGCTTTTTTGGCCCCGAAACCAAGACCCGTTTCCGGCCTCACTTCTTCCCGTTCACCGAGCCATCCGCCGAGATGGACATCTCGTGTTCGGTTTGCAGGGGCACCGGATGCCGCGTCTGCAAGCACAGCGGCTGGCTCGAAATCCTCGGCTGCGGCATGGTGCACCCCAACGTGTTCCGCTATGCCAATTACGACTACGAAACCTACACCGGCTTCGCCTTCGGTATGGGCGTAGACCGGATCGCCATGCTGCGCCACGCCATCAGCAGCATCAGTTACCTCTACGAAAACGACGTGCGATTCCTGGAGCAGTTCTGA
- a CDS encoding YggS family pyridoxal phosphate-dependent enzyme, with protein MLRLEEDRAVSVAPESIARNLAAVRARIAEAASRANRPSDSIRMVAVTKTVGVDEIRALVALGVDDLGENRVEMARPKIAALESSAVHWHMIGAVQRRKARDVVELFDTVDAVDRTELADALQQRCLEQDRRLSVLIEVNVSGEAQKHGFAPDAVKTVLKHMASLDRLKVEGLMTMAPLGAPEPELRRVFGGLRLLADRLELPERSMGMSDDFEVAVEEGATQVRIGTALFIGAEAKN; from the coding sequence ATGCTCCGCCTGGAAGAAGACCGCGCCGTGAGTGTTGCGCCTGAGAGCATTGCACGAAATCTGGCTGCCGTACGCGCCCGGATTGCGGAGGCCGCAAGCCGCGCGAACCGGCCTTCGGACAGCATTCGCATGGTCGCGGTCACGAAGACCGTCGGCGTGGATGAAATCCGCGCACTGGTAGCGCTTGGCGTCGACGATCTGGGTGAAAACCGCGTCGAGATGGCGCGCCCCAAGATTGCCGCGCTGGAAAGCAGCGCGGTGCACTGGCATATGATCGGTGCCGTGCAGCGCCGCAAGGCGCGGGACGTCGTGGAATTGTTCGATACCGTGGATGCCGTAGACCGGACCGAATTGGCCGATGCCTTGCAGCAGCGGTGCCTCGAACAGGACCGCAGGCTCAGCGTGCTTATTGAGGTGAACGTCTCCGGCGAGGCGCAGAAGCACGGTTTTGCGCCCGATGCCGTCAAGACGGTCTTGAAACACATGGCCTCGCTCGACCGCCTTAAGGTGGAAGGTCTGATGACCATGGCGCCCCTGGGCGCGCCGGAACCGGAGTTGCGGCGTGTCTTCGGCGGTCTGCGCCTGCTGGCGGACCGGCTGGAACTGCCCGAGCGGTCCATGGGCATGTCGGACGATTTCGAGGTCGCAGTCGAGGAAGGCGCGACGCAGGTGCGCATAGGCACGGCGTTATTTATAGGCGCTGAGGCCAAGAACTGA
- a CDS encoding ABC transporter ATP-binding protein — protein MTAPEPVGSGWHVPATKNERHAAVSVIIETFNLSKTYEGAFGSQDVAALKDLNLAVHSGEIYGYLGPNGSGKTTTIKLLLGLIFPTSGQIKILGTEAITSRKVRQNIGYLPEGAYYPDFLKGEEILRFYGQLYGLGGKDLEKRIDAVMETVGMTYARKRLLRGYSKGMRQRIGLAQALISDPQILILDEPTTGLDPIARKEIRDILARLRDEGKTLLISSHELLEVELISDRIGILSGGVLQTQGPIHELLTDREVTILVSGGEQGVKMLENAGFTVEDKVADRVKLRVPDEAHLYEALDRCKAAGLRLLSVAPRRETLEELFVRVVGAAEAAIRKATV, from the coding sequence ATGACGGCGCCGGAGCCGGTGGGTTCCGGCTGGCACGTCCCAGCAACCAAGAACGAGAGGCATGCGGCCGTGTCGGTTATTATTGAGACTTTCAACTTGAGCAAGACCTACGAAGGGGCCTTCGGCAGCCAGGATGTGGCCGCCCTCAAGGACCTGAACCTGGCCGTCCACAGCGGGGAAATCTACGGCTATCTTGGCCCAAACGGCTCCGGCAAGACGACCACCATCAAGCTGTTGCTCGGCCTGATTTTTCCCACGTCAGGCCAGATCAAGATTCTCGGCACGGAGGCAATCACTTCCCGCAAAGTCCGCCAGAACATTGGCTATCTGCCTGAGGGCGCATATTATCCCGATTTCCTGAAAGGTGAGGAAATCCTGCGGTTTTACGGCCAACTCTACGGCCTCGGCGGCAAGGACCTCGAAAAACGCATTGACGCCGTCATGGAAACGGTTGGCATGACTTACGCGCGCAAGCGTCTTCTGCGTGGCTACTCGAAGGGCATGCGACAGCGTATCGGCCTCGCGCAGGCCCTCATCAGCGACCCGCAGATTCTGATCCTGGACGAACCGACCACCGGCCTGGACCCGATTGCACGCAAGGAAATCCGGGACATTCTGGCTCGCCTGCGCGACGAGGGCAAGACGCTGCTCATCAGCAGTCACGAACTGCTCGAAGTGGAACTCATCAGCGACCGCATCGGCATCCTGAGCGGTGGCGTGCTCCAGACCCAGGGACCGATTCACGAACTGCTGACGGACCGCGAGGTGACTATCCTCGTCTCGGGTGGCGAGCAGGGCGTGAAAATGCTGGAGAATGCGGGCTTTACGGTGGAAGACAAGGTGGCAGACCGCGTCAAGCTGCGCGTGCCCGATGAGGCCCATCTCTATGAGGCCCTGGACCGGTGCAAGGCAGCGGGTCTGCGCCTGCTCAGCGTCGCGCCGCGGCGGGAAACGCTCGAAGAGCTCTTTGTCCGCGTTGTGGGCGCGGCGGAAGCGGCCATAAGGAAGGCAACGGTATGA
- a CDS encoding ABC transporter permease: MNGVARTSAGGLLASLRGPWTIARYTYREGIRKKTLVGFLILSLLVIFGSSFMGAFLNPTTVGDVEKDPSLKLVKDICVTSISIFGVLITIFVSASAVPTELENRVVYTILSKPVRRFQYLLGKFVGVQLIVLINLGLMGALFFMLLYFRQGVMPTLLLWSIFFTYFEFLIVSAFTFAISCTSTSAVLPTIGGLFVWITGSLTEYLKDVGVRSGWKGWAGFEGLRDLYDAFSIEKLVGGLAESLYRVLPNLQEYDLKMQILDKPPNDPPTIDLIPQLIMYGLVYAASGFLLAYLFYRRKEI; the protein is encoded by the coding sequence ATGAACGGCGTAGCAAGAACTTCAGCAGGCGGGCTCCTTGCCTCGCTGCGCGGACCCTGGACCATCGCCAGGTATACCTACCGCGAAGGTATTCGCAAGAAGACCCTTGTCGGCTTTCTTATCCTGAGCTTGCTTGTCATCTTCGGGTCGAGCTTTATGGGCGCGTTCCTGAACCCGACGACTGTGGGCGACGTGGAAAAAGACCCCTCACTAAAGCTGGTCAAGGACATCTGCGTCACTTCCATATCGATTTTCGGCGTACTCATAACCATTTTCGTCTCCGCATCGGCGGTGCCGACCGAGTTGGAAAACCGTGTGGTCTACACGATCCTCTCCAAGCCCGTGCGCAGGTTCCAGTATCTGCTGGGCAAGTTCGTGGGCGTACAACTTATTGTGCTGATTAATCTGGGCCTCATGGGCGCCTTGTTCTTCATGCTCTTATATTTCCGCCAGGGCGTCATGCCCACGCTGCTCCTCTGGTCCATTTTTTTCACGTACTTCGAGTTCCTCATCGTATCCGCGTTCACGTTCGCCATTTCGTGCACGTCCACATCCGCCGTGCTGCCCACCATCGGCGGCCTGTTCGTCTGGATCACCGGAAGCCTGACGGAATACCTGAAGGACGTGGGGGTGCGCTCCGGCTGGAAGGGCTGGGCCGGGTTCGAAGGCCTCCGCGACCTCTACGACGCATTTTCCATCGAAAAATTGGTGGGCGGACTTGCTGAAAGCCTGTACCGCGTCTTGCCCAACCTGCAGGAATACGACCTGAAAATGCAGATACTGGACAAGCCGCCGAACGACCCGCCGACCATCGACCTCATACCGCAACTCATTATGTACGGTCTGGTTTATGCCGCATCGGGTTTCTTGTTGGCCTATCTCTTCTACCGCCGCAAGGAAATCTGA
- a CDS encoding DNA polymerase III subunit alpha: MIHLEAHSRFSLMEGTPGVRQLVARAVEHGMRALALADTGGLYGAVPFYQAAREAGVSPILGARLGPCVVLARDRDGYGQLCFLVTVLQLGEKGHAEQTGRMGNVSSGGADNRGDALERVLSAWPFPFGDEHLFVLSDDTRLIGALLARGLKPLVALTHYGGAAARYRCEKLHAFAKRRGLRAAAMNPVYFLEPRDYRIHQTLCAVRRNTTVDALEPGDAAPPGAWFRAPHEMERLYADWPDALLNTEWAAEQCELELSLGKPLFPELALPDGETPFSSLWKKTFEGAKARYRPLTPAIMDRLHYELGVIDRLGFAPYFLIVWNIVQYARGRGIPILGRGSAANSAVAYALGITRVDPFHYDLYFERFLNPDRTDCPDIDLDMCWRRRDEVVEYVYTRYGSDRVAMIASFNTFQARSALRETAKAHGLTDREIGEVTRRIPHYGAGDIRTLAAHIPECRGLRFDEEPLRSILEIAECIGEFPRHLSMHPCGLVIAPEPLTRFTPLQRAAKGFVVTQYDMGPVEALGLVKMDLLGHRSLTVIDDTLRLIKGNRGVELDLEHVPDRDPLTARLLIKGHTIGCFQIESPAMRGLLPKVRARDTEMVIKALSLIRPGPAGSGMKERFIARCRGLEAVDYLHPALEEVLRDTCGVMLYQEDILKVASAVAGMSLAEADALRRAMTKKRSPREMAKSMKRFIEKARANGVAGGTAQEIWERVASFAAYSYCKAHAATYGELAYRCTYLKAHYTPEFLAAVLTNRGGFYTPHVYLEEAKRFGIEVRPPCINRSAFEYTVEDDAIRIGFIEVRDLSHTAVEAVLEARRHGPFESVADLYERTGIAHADATALFDAGAFDCFAQARPAQFLQLHTTYSKAKQIKTNINNLFLASDNVNAPHVPDYPAKKRTDLEWSALGLLAGPRHPLLYYQNRLQDHQLVLSIDLPHYAGQTVTAAGWLIAQRRVALKDGRGVMKFLTCEDTAGTFEAVLFPETYQQFGPLLTSLGPYLLTGEVQTEHDAPALLVQQVARIQAESLPKVRAAALQQYADEAPADE, translated from the coding sequence ATGATCCACCTGGAGGCACATAGCCGGTTTTCGTTGATGGAGGGAACGCCCGGGGTGCGCCAACTGGTAGCGCGGGCGGTCGAGCACGGGATGCGCGCGTTGGCGCTGGCGGACACGGGCGGATTGTACGGGGCGGTCCCGTTTTACCAGGCGGCGCGCGAGGCGGGGGTCTCCCCCATTCTTGGCGCGAGGTTGGGGCCGTGCGTGGTGCTGGCGCGGGACCGGGACGGGTATGGGCAGTTGTGCTTTTTGGTGACGGTTCTGCAATTGGGGGAAAAAGGACATGCGGAACAAACGGGGCGGATGGGGAATGTGTCGTCCGGGGGCGCGGACAACCGCGGCGACGCGTTAGAACGCGTACTTTCGGCGTGGCCGTTTCCGTTCGGGGATGAGCATCTGTTCGTGCTCTCGGACGACACGCGGCTGATCGGGGCGCTGCTGGCGCGCGGGTTGAAGCCGCTCGTGGCCCTGACGCATTACGGCGGCGCGGCGGCGCGCTACCGCTGTGAAAAGCTGCACGCATTCGCGAAGCGCCGCGGCCTGCGCGCGGCCGCGATGAACCCGGTGTACTTTCTCGAACCGCGCGACTACCGCATCCACCAGACGCTATGCGCGGTGCGACGCAACACGACGGTGGACGCGCTCGAGCCGGGCGATGCGGCGCCGCCGGGCGCGTGGTTCCGCGCGCCGCACGAGATGGAGCGGCTCTACGCGGACTGGCCCGATGCGCTGCTGAACACGGAATGGGCCGCGGAGCAGTGCGAACTCGAATTGAGCCTGGGCAAGCCGCTGTTCCCGGAACTGGCGCTGCCGGACGGCGAAACGCCGTTCTCGTCGCTGTGGAAAAAGACCTTCGAAGGCGCAAAAGCGCGTTACCGCCCGCTTACACCGGCGATCATGGACCGGCTCCATTACGAACTGGGCGTAATCGACCGGCTCGGCTTCGCGCCGTACTTCCTGATCGTGTGGAACATCGTTCAATACGCGCGCGGGCGGGGCATCCCGATCCTCGGGCGCGGTTCGGCGGCGAACAGCGCGGTCGCCTATGCGCTGGGCATTACGCGTGTGGACCCGTTCCATTACGACCTGTATTTCGAGCGGTTTCTGAACCCGGACCGCACCGATTGCCCGGACATCGACCTCGACATGTGCTGGCGCCGCCGCGACGAGGTCGTCGAATACGTCTACACCCGCTACGGGTCGGACCGGGTCGCGATGATCGCCTCGTTCAACACGTTCCAGGCGCGCTCCGCGCTGCGCGAGACGGCGAAGGCGCACGGGCTCACCGATCGCGAGATCGGCGAGGTGACGCGCCGCATCCCCCATTACGGCGCGGGCGACATCCGCACGCTGGCCGCGCATATCCCGGAATGCCGCGGGCTGCGCTTCGACGAAGAGCCGCTGCGATCGATCCTCGAGATTGCCGAGTGCATCGGCGAGTTCCCGCGCCACCTGTCGATGCACCCATGCGGTCTGGTCATCGCGCCGGAGCCGCTCACGCGGTTCACGCCGCTGCAGCGCGCGGCGAAAGGGTTCGTTGTCACGCAGTATGACATGGGCCCCGTCGAGGCGCTGGGTCTGGTCAAGATGGACCTGCTCGGCCACCGCTCGCTCACGGTGATCGACGACACACTCCGCTTGATCAAGGGAAACCGCGGCGTCGAACTCGACCTCGAACACGTGCCCGACCGCGACCCGCTCACGGCCAGACTCCTGATCAAGGGCCACACCATCGGCTGCTTCCAGATCGAGTCGCCCGCCATGCGCGGGCTGCTGCCCAAGGTGCGCGCGCGCGATACCGAAATGGTGATCAAGGCGCTGTCGCTGATCCGGCCCGGTCCGGCGGGCAGCGGCATGAAGGAACGGTTCATCGCGCGCTGCCGCGGCCTCGAAGCGGTCGATTACCTCCACCCCGCGCTCGAAGAAGTGCTTCGCGACACCTGCGGCGTCATGCTCTACCAGGAAGACATCCTCAAGGTGGCCAGCGCCGTCGCCGGGATGAGCCTCGCCGAGGCCGACGCGCTTCGCCGCGCCATGACCAAGAAACGCAGCCCCCGCGAAATGGCCAAATCCATGAAACGGTTCATCGAGAAGGCCCGCGCAAACGGCGTAGCCGGGGGCACAGCCCAGGAAATCTGGGAGCGTGTCGCCAGTTTCGCCGCCTACTCGTACTGCAAGGCCCACGCCGCCACCTACGGCGAACTCGCCTACCGCTGCACCTATCTCAAGGCCCACTACACGCCCGAATTCCTCGCCGCCGTGCTCACGAACCGGGGTGGATTCTACACGCCCCATGTCTACCTCGAAGAGGCCAAACGCTTCGGCATCGAGGTGCGGCCCCCCTGCATCAACCGCAGCGCCTTCGAATACACGGTCGAAGACGATGCCATACGTATCGGGTTCATTGAAGTGCGCGACCTGAGCCACACTGCCGTCGAGGCCGTCCTCGAAGCGCGCCGGCACGGACCGTTTGAGAGCGTGGCGGATTTGTACGAGCGCACGGGCATCGCACATGCCGACGCGACGGCGTTGTTCGATGCGGGTGCGTTCGACTGCTTTGCGCAGGCACGCCCGGCGCAGTTCCTCCAGCTGCATACCACGTATTCAAAAGCAAAACAAATAAAAACAAATATAAATAATCTATTTTTAGCGTCTGATAATGTCAACGCGCCCCACGTGCCCGATTACCCCGCCAAAAAACGTACCGACCTTGAATGGTCTGCGCTCGGCCTGCTCGCCGGACCCCGGCACCCCCTCCTCTACTACCAGAACCGGCTCCAGGACCACCAACTGGTTCTCAGCATCGACTTGCCCCACTACGCCGGGCAAACCGTCACCGCCGCCGGCTGGCTCATCGCGCAGCGGCGCGTCGCGCTGAAGGACGGGCGCGGCGTGATGAAATTCCTTACCTGCGAAGACACGGCGGGCACGTTCGAGGCGGTGCTGTTCCCCGAGACGTACCAGCAGTTCGGCCCTCTGCTCACGTCGCTGGGGCCTTACCTGCTCACGGGCGAGGTCCAGACCGAACACGACGCCCCCGCGCTGCTCGTGCAGCAGGTTGCGCGCATCCAAGCGGAAAGCCTGCCTAAGGTTCGCGCCGCCGCACTTCAGCAATACGCGGATGAGGCCCCGGCGGATGAATAA
- a CDS encoding DUF481 domain-containing protein: MRGSLFIGVAGFLVAIRAGADVVALNEQETLSGNVVRIVEGTLVFRTSLAGQLMVPMDTLQGLTTDANLVITLTNGEVIYGKFRRSPEEQQVVPINGGAATPLALADVVEALPIPSTPETPPGSAPDAVTQVGVETALQWRDTSRTSTDLVGRVDLQRETEGQSLSGHVLVGRDDSGYFPSLAEGSLEWWRGGAAGMGPFVRGDAERDTSAGLGLRAQLTLGIQDMLWGNGGDSLHGFAGLGAAYEDWDGSALEDQGQMRFPRRDEKNSEKELNAALRLRYSRAIFKTGAFDSDIAVYPSATDIGDFRARSETSLVFPLTERLKLRLNLRLDYDNDPGLTGLDEWGTSVGAGFRWDF; encoded by the coding sequence ATGCGCGGAAGCCTATTTATTGGAGTGGCAGGCTTCCTGGTAGCGATTCGCGCCGGCGCCGACGTCGTAGCGCTAAACGAACAGGAAACGCTGTCCGGAAACGTGGTCCGTATTGTCGAGGGGACCCTTGTTTTCCGCACGTCCCTGGCCGGGCAACTGATGGTACCCATGGACACGCTGCAAGGCCTGACCACAGACGCCAATCTGGTCATTACGCTGACGAACGGCGAGGTAATCTACGGCAAGTTCAGAAGGTCCCCGGAAGAACAGCAGGTCGTGCCGATTAACGGCGGCGCGGCCACCCCGCTGGCCCTTGCGGATGTCGTGGAGGCATTGCCCATTCCCTCGACTCCGGAAACGCCGCCCGGTTCCGCGCCAGATGCCGTCACACAGGTCGGCGTCGAGACCGCTTTGCAGTGGCGCGACACATCGCGCACAAGCACGGACCTCGTTGGACGTGTCGACCTTCAACGAGAAACGGAGGGGCAGAGCCTCAGCGGGCATGTACTCGTCGGACGCGACGATTCCGGCTACTTCCCGAGTCTCGCCGAAGGCTCCCTGGAATGGTGGCGCGGCGGTGCGGCCGGTATGGGGCCGTTTGTGCGCGGGGATGCCGAGCGTGACACGAGCGCCGGGCTCGGCCTGCGCGCCCAGTTGACCTTGGGCATACAGGACATGCTCTGGGGCAATGGCGGGGACTCGTTGCATGGCTTTGCCGGGCTGGGCGCAGCCTATGAGGATTGGGATGGCAGCGCGCTCGAAGACCAGGGGCAAATGCGGTTTCCACGGCGGGACGAGAAGAATTCCGAGAAGGAACTCAACGCAGCGCTCCGGCTGCGTTACTCCCGCGCAATCTTCAAGACCGGCGCTTTTGACAGCGACATCGCCGTCTATCCCAGCGCGACAGATATCGGCGATTTCCGGGCGCGGTCCGAGACTTCGTTGGTGTTTCCCCTTACGGAGCGGTTGAAGCTTCGCCTCAACTTGCGGCTGGACTATGATAACGACCCGGGGCTCACCGGTTTGGACGAATGGGGCACTTCCGTAGGCGCGGGTTTCCGATGGGACTTCTGA
- a CDS encoding phenylalanine--tRNA ligase subunit beta: MRISLNWLKEYVDIAVDPDQLARDMTMLGLEIEAIERPGADITQVYVGQILSIEQHPNADNLVVCKTDVGQGEPLQIICGAKNMKAGDKVPTAIVGAKLAGGFEISKRKMRGVESYGMMCAADELGLGEDHSGLIIMDPDIPVGRDAKPYLGLDDVIFEIEVLPNRGDWASMIGVARELAARYGTPLRLPQISLRESGEPASKYSSVTNDAPDLCPRYIGRVLRNVTIGPSPAWMCKRLLAAGQRPINNVVDVTNYVLLETGHPLHAFDYNLLAEHRIVVRRAHAGETMRTLDGETRVLTEQMLVIADAGRPQAVAGIMGGENSEVGEGTASVFLESAYFDPVSIRRTSRALGLMTESSQRFQRGADPEMARTAIDRAAALMQELAGAEIAQGVLDAYPAPLPRREVTLRYARNNALLGAEVPPDSQRGYLTGLGFEITSTTPEACAVRVPTWRHDVAQEADLIEEVARFHGFGQFPATVPSVPPVEQRFAPEHRILGGLRRLLVGYGLTEVCNWTFSSEDDVRKAGLEEAYLDMVRLQNPLSERQATMRSSLLPGLIHNVGLNVRHGSANLALFEIGPVYRPRPGQDLPDEPPTLGVALSGAADAQHWSHSQRPADFYDLKGVAETVLAYFQAEATFAPLESKVFLQGQAAVVTVHDAIIGRCGRLHPQVLRQFDIPQDVYLLELTLSPLLQRKTRHPQFQTFPTYPPSLRDLAVVVDDAVSAGALRDTAQRAGGKILERVDIFDVYRGKPVPAGKKSVALGFVFQSAERTLTDADTQKACDKILKALQREHKAELR, from the coding sequence ATGCGCATCTCTCTAAACTGGCTGAAAGAATATGTGGACATTGCAGTCGACCCGGACCAGCTCGCCCGAGACATGACCATGCTCGGCCTCGAAATCGAGGCCATCGAACGGCCCGGCGCGGACATCACCCAGGTCTATGTCGGACAGATCCTGTCTATCGAACAACACCCAAACGCGGACAATCTCGTCGTGTGCAAGACGGACGTGGGTCAGGGCGAGCCGCTTCAAATCATCTGCGGCGCGAAGAACATGAAAGCCGGCGACAAGGTGCCCACGGCCATTGTCGGCGCGAAACTGGCGGGCGGCTTTGAAATTTCCAAACGCAAGATGCGCGGTGTCGAATCCTACGGCATGATGTGCGCCGCCGATGAACTCGGCCTCGGCGAGGACCATTCCGGTCTGATCATCATGGACCCGGACATCCCCGTCGGCAGAGACGCCAAACCCTATCTCGGTCTCGATGACGTAATCTTCGAGATTGAAGTATTGCCAAACCGGGGCGACTGGGCCAGCATGATTGGCGTCGCGCGCGAATTGGCCGCTCGCTACGGCACGCCACTGCGTCTGCCGCAAATCAGCCTCCGCGAATCTGGCGAGCCTGCATCGAAATACTCTTCCGTTACAAATGATGCGCCGGACCTCTGTCCGCGATACATTGGGCGCGTACTCCGGAACGTGACGATCGGGCCGTCGCCCGCCTGGATGTGCAAGCGGCTGCTGGCTGCGGGCCAGCGTCCCATCAACAACGTGGTCGATGTAACGAACTATGTTCTGCTCGAAACCGGACACCCCCTCCACGCGTTCGACTACAATCTGCTGGCCGAGCACCGGATAGTCGTCCGCCGCGCACATGCCGGCGAAACAATGCGCACGCTGGATGGCGAAACGCGCGTGCTGACCGAGCAGATGCTGGTCATCGCCGACGCCGGGCGGCCCCAGGCCGTCGCCGGCATCATGGGCGGCGAAAACAGCGAAGTGGGGGAGGGGACTGCCTCCGTGTTCCTCGAAAGCGCTTACTTCGACCCCGTCTCCATCCGGCGCACCTCGCGCGCACTCGGGCTCATGACCGAATCGTCGCAGCGCTTCCAGCGCGGCGCCGACCCCGAAATGGCCCGGACCGCCATCGACCGGGCCGCCGCGCTCATGCAGGAGCTTGCAGGCGCGGAAATCGCCCAGGGCGTCCTCGACGCGTATCCGGCGCCCCTGCCACGCCGCGAAGTCACGCTGCGCTATGCGCGCAACAACGCGCTCCTCGGCGCGGAGGTACCGCCGGACAGCCAACGCGGCTACCTGACCGGACTCGGCTTTGAAATCACCAGCACGACGCCCGAGGCGTGTGCCGTGCGTGTGCCCACGTGGCGGCACGACGTAGCTCAGGAGGCCGACCTCATAGAGGAGGTCGCCCGGTTCCACGGTTTCGGCCAGTTCCCCGCGACGGTGCCATCCGTGCCGCCGGTCGAACAGCGATTCGCGCCGGAGCATCGCATCCTCGGCGGGCTCCGGCGGCTCCTTGTCGGCTACGGCCTGACCGAAGTCTGCAATTGGACCTTCAGCTCCGAGGACGACGTGCGCAAGGCGGGGCTCGAAGAAGCGTATCTCGACATGGTTCGCCTGCAAAACCCGCTTTCGGAACGCCAAGCGACCATGCGGTCGTCTTTGTTGCCCGGTCTCATCCACAATGTCGGCTTGAATGTCCGCCACGGCTCGGCCAACCTCGCCCTGTTTGAAATCGGGCCCGTGTACCGCCCCAGACCCGGCCAGGACCTGCCTGACGAGCCGCCAACCCTGGGCGTTGCCCTGAGCGGCGCAGCGGATGCCCAGCATTGGAGTCATTCGCAACGCCCGGCCGATTTCTACGATTTGAAAGGTGTCGCAGAGACCGTCCTTGCGTACTTCCAAGCCGAAGCGACGTTCGCACCGCTTGAGAGTAAGGTATTTTTGCAGGGTCAGGCGGCGGTCGTCACGGTCCATGACGCAATTATCGGACGCTGCGGCCGCCTCCATCCGCAGGTTCTCCGCCAGTTTGACATTCCACAAGACGTTTACCTATTGGAACTTACGCTGTCACCGCTGCTGCAGCGCAAGACCCGGCATCCGCAGTTCCAGACTTTCCCAACCTACCCGCCGTCTCTCCGAGACCTGGCGGTCGTAGTAGACGATGCCGTATCCGCCGGTGCTTTGCGCGACACCGCCCAACGCGCCGGCGGCAAGATACTGGAGCGTGTCGATATTTTCGACGTCTACCGGGGCAAACCGGTCCCCGCAGGAAAAAAGAGCGTGGCCCTGGGTTTCGTGTTCCAATCCGCGGAACGCACGTTAACCGACGCCGACACGCAAAAAGCTTGTGATAAAATACTCAAAGCCCTCCAAAGAGAACACAAGGCGGAACTACGGTGA